From the Bacillus tuaregi genome, one window contains:
- a CDS encoding class I SAM-dependent methyltransferase has product MKKINSTNDSWNANLYDTKHSFVSEYGSSLIELLAPMPGERILDLGCGTGDLANSLYEKGVNVIGVDKSANMVEQAIQKYPHLEFLVQDATELEYQNEFDAVFSNATLHWVKPPAYALNCIYQSLKKGGRFVAEFGGKGNVQTITDEIIRQRTKAGFDFMPEQFPWYYPSIAEYSTLMEEAGFRVTFAQHYDRPTKLNGENGLKNWIDMFGSSLLEGVPEDTKIEIIAMVEHNVKEALYKEDSWMADYKRIRVVGVKE; this is encoded by the coding sequence ATGAAAAAAATAAACAGCACAAACGATAGCTGGAATGCCAACCTCTATGATACGAAGCATTCCTTTGTTTCAGAGTATGGAAGTAGTTTAATTGAATTATTAGCTCCAATGCCTGGCGAAAGGATTCTCGACCTTGGGTGTGGGACAGGGGATTTGGCTAATAGCTTATATGAGAAGGGCGTAAATGTGATCGGTGTCGATAAGTCTGCCAATATGGTTGAGCAGGCCATCCAGAAATACCCTCATCTCGAATTTCTTGTTCAGGATGCAACCGAGCTGGAGTACCAGAATGAGTTTGATGCGGTGTTTTCTAACGCAACCCTTCATTGGGTCAAGCCGCCCGCTTATGCATTAAATTGCATCTATCAATCTTTGAAAAAAGGCGGCAGATTCGTTGCTGAATTTGGTGGCAAAGGGAATGTGCAAACGATAACAGATGAAATCATCCGGCAAAGAACAAAAGCAGGCTTTGATTTCATGCCGGAACAATTCCCGTGGTATTATCCAAGTATTGCGGAGTACTCCACATTAATGGAGGAAGCAGGATTTCGCGTGACGTTTGCCCAGCACTATGATCGACCAACCAAATTAAACGGAGAAAATGGCTTGAAAAACTGGATTGATATGTTTGGGAGTTCTCTATTAGAGGGTGTTCCTGAAGATACCAAAATCGAGATCATCGCTATGGTTGAACATAATGTAAAGGAAGCTTTATACAAGGAAGACAGCTGGATGGCTGATTATAAAAGAATACGTGTGGTTGGGGTAAAGGAATAA
- a CDS encoding MFS transporter, whose protein sequence is MVAALPLGFGAGAIDTSLNDYVAIHFKVHHMNWLHAFWGVGATLGPMIMGVILNHDSSWRNGYLIIGGIQFLLVIILFLSLPLWRQNEKAISHESGETASSLRTLLKQRGVFFSLLSFLFYVGVEGTIFLWGSSYLIEVKSFTIATASFILSIFFASLTVGRLVSGFITFWLSNHKLLVFSEIALLMGILIVAFGTGSVLYGGFILIGLGCAAIFPTMIHETPSRFGAKDSRTIMGFQVASGYVGITALPPLLGLLFQHFSMNLFPFFLIVFTLILLGATIVIDKPRKVKNL, encoded by the coding sequence ATCGTTGCCGCATTACCTTTAGGCTTTGGCGCTGGCGCGATTGACACTTCTTTAAATGACTACGTGGCGATTCATTTCAAAGTGCATCATATGAATTGGTTACATGCTTTTTGGGGAGTGGGAGCAACGTTAGGTCCCATGATTATGGGAGTGATTCTCAATCATGATTCTTCATGGAGAAACGGTTATTTAATTATTGGTGGTATTCAATTCCTGCTAGTGATCATTCTCTTTCTTTCTCTACCACTTTGGAGGCAAAACGAAAAGGCAATATCCCATGAATCTGGGGAAACAGCAAGTTCTCTTCGAACATTATTAAAACAAAGGGGAGTTTTCTTCTCTCTATTATCCTTTTTGTTTTATGTAGGCGTAGAAGGAACTATTTTTTTGTGGGGTAGTAGTTACTTAATTGAAGTAAAATCGTTCACGATTGCAACCGCTAGCTTCATTCTATCCATATTTTTTGCTAGTTTAACAGTGGGAAGGTTGGTTTCAGGATTTATCACGTTTTGGCTATCCAATCACAAGTTGCTGGTGTTTAGCGAAATCGCTCTTCTAATGGGGATTTTAATCGTTGCTTTTGGGACAGGAAGCGTTTTATATGGCGGATTTATCCTTATCGGTCTTGGATGTGCTGCCATTTTTCCAACCATGATACATGAAACACCAAGCAGGTTTGGAGCAAAAGATTCAAGAACCATTATGGGATTTCAAGTAGCATCTGGTTATGTTGGGATAACAGCCCTGCCACCATTATTAGGCCTACTATTTCAACATTTCAGTATGAATCTATTTCCATTCTTTTTAATTGTTTTCACCCTTATACTTCTTGGAGCAACCATTGTGATAGATAAACCGAGAAAGGTTAAAAATTTATAA